In one Choloepus didactylus isolate mChoDid1 chromosome 1, mChoDid1.pri, whole genome shotgun sequence genomic region, the following are encoded:
- the PTX3 gene encoding pentraxin-related protein PTX3: MRLPAILFCVLWSTVSAENSDDYELMYVNLDNEIDNGIHPTEDPSLCDCRQERSEWDKLFIMLENSQMREGMLLQAADDVLRGELQRLRAELNRLASSLVRPRTPAPPGEAKLARALDELLQASRDASRRLELLEDAQAQRREEAGRAMDTMLQELQQTRADLRAVRDRAAQRLLPADCETAILFPMRSKKIFGSVHPMTPMKLESFSACMWIKATDVLNKTILFSYGTKRNPYEIQLYLSYQSTVLVVGGEENKLVADTVIPLGKWTHLCGTWKSEKGHLSLWVSGELAATTVEMATGHVVPEGGILQVGQEKNGCCVGGSFDESLAFSGRLTGFNIWDRVLSKEEIKEMGGAESCRIRGNVVGWGVTEIQPHGGAQYVS; encoded by the exons ATGCGTCTCCCTGCGATCCTGTTTTGTGTTCTCTGGTCTACGGTGTCCGCCGAGAATTCGGATGATTATGAACTCATGTATGTGAATTTGGACAACGAAATAGACAATGGAATCCATCCCACTGAAGACC CTTCGCTGTGCGACTGCCGTCAGGAGCGCTCCGAATGGGACAAGCTCTTCATCATGCTGGAGAACTCGCAGATGAGGGAAGGCATGCTGCTGCAGGCTGCGGACGACGTCCTCCGGGGCGAGCTGCAGAGACTGCGGGCGGAGCTGAACCGACTCGCAAGCAGCCTGGTGAGACCACGCACGCCTGCGCCCCCCGGGGAGGCCAAGCTGGCCCGGGCGCTGGACGAGCTGCTGCAGGCGAGCCGCGACGCGAGCCGCAGGCTGGAGCTCCTGGAGGATGCCCAGGCGCAGCGCCGGGAGGAGGCGGGGCGCGCCATGGACACGATGCTCCAGGAGCTGCAGCAGACCCGAGCCGACCTCCGCGCCGTGCGGGACAGAGCGGCCCAGCGCTTGCTGCCTGCAG ATTGTGAAACAGCGATTTTATTCCCAATGCGTTCCAAGAAGATTTTTGGAAGTGTGCATCCCATGACGCCAATGAAGCTTGAGTCTTTTAGTGCCTGCATGTGGATCAAAGCCACAGACGTTTTAAACAAAACCATCCTGTTTTCCTATGGCACAAAGAGGAACCCATATGAAATCCAGCTGTACCTCAGCTACCAGTCCACAGTGCTCGTGGTAGGTGGAGAGGAGAACAAACTAGTTGCCGATACCGTGATTCCCCTTGGAAAGTGGACCCATCTGTGTGGTACCTGGAAGTCAGAGAAAGGACACCTGTCCTTGTGGGTAAGTGGTGAACTGGCAGCTACCACTGTAGAGATGGCTACAGGTCACGTTGTTCCTGAGGGAGGAATCCTGCAGGTGGGTCAAGAAAAGAATGGCTGCTGTGTGGGTGGTAGCTTTGATGAAAGCTTAGCCTTTTCTGGAAGACTCACAGGCTTCAATATCTGGGATCGGGTTCTCAGCAAGGAAGAGATAAAGGAGATGGGAGGAGCAGAGTCATGTCGCATCCGGGGAAATGTTGTTGGGTGGGGAGTCACAGAGATTCAGCCGCACGGAGGAGCTCAGTATGTTTCATAG